From a single Sander vitreus isolate 19-12246 chromosome 2, sanVit1, whole genome shotgun sequence genomic region:
- the sec23b gene encoding protein transport protein Sec23B: MATYQEFIQQNEDRDGVRFSWNLWPSSRLEATRLVVPVSCLFTPLKERPDLPPVQYEPVLCSRANCKAVLNPLCQVDFRAKIWACNFCFQRNPFPPSYAGISEVNQPAELMPQFSTIEYIVQRGPTPPLIFLYVVDTCLEEEDLQALKESLQMSLSLLPPNALVGLITFGRMVQVHELSCEGIAKSYVFRGTKDLSSKQIQEMLGLTKAAASGQQGRPLAPQDAAASCRFLQPVHRVDMNLTDLLGELQRDPWPVPQGKRPLRSTGVALSVAVGLLEGTFPNTGARVMLFIGGPPTQGPGMVVGDELKTPIRSWHDIQKDNARHLKKATKYYEAMANRSAVNGHCIDIYACALDQTGLLEMKCLSNLTGGHIVMGDSFNTSLFKQTFQRVFSKDYNGDFRMAFGGVLEVKTSREVKVCGTIGPCVSLNAKGSCVSENEMGIGGTSQWKVCGINPSTTLALYFEVVNQHNAPVPQGGRGVIQFVTQYQHSNTQRRIRVTTIARNWADAQSQIQHIESSFDQEASAVLMARLGVFRAESEEGPDVLRWLDRQLIRLCQKFGQFNKDDPTSFKLSESLSLYPQFMFHLRRSPFLQVFNNSPDESSYYRHHFVRQDLTQSLIMIQPILYSYSFHGPPEPVLLDSSSILPDRILLMDTFFQLVIYHGETIAQWRKAGYQEMAEYENFKQLLLAPLDDAQEILQTRFPMPRYIDTEHGGSQARFLLSKVNPSQTHNNLYAWGQETGAPILTDDVSLQVFMDHLKKLAVSSSA; encoded by the exons ATGGCGACCTACCAGGAGTTCATCCAACAGAACGAGGACCGGGATGGGGTGAGATTCAGCTGGAATCTCTGGCCCTCAAGCCGCCTGGAAGCCACCAGGCTAGTGGTCCCAGTCTCCTGCCTCTTCACACCACTCAAGGAGAGGCCTGACCTGCCACCGGTCCAGTACGAACCAGTCCTGTGCAGCCGGGCCAACTGCAAGGCAGTGCTGAACCCGCTATG TCAAGTTGACTTCAGAGCAAAAATATGGGCGTGCAACTTCTGCTTTCAGAGAAACCCA tTCCCTCCCTCTTATGCAGGCATATCAGAAGTGAACCAGCCAGCTGAACTCATGCCACAGTTTTCTACCATTGAGTACATAGTACAG CGTGGACCCACGCCCCCTTTGATCTTCCTTTATGTGGTGGACACGTGTTTGGAAGAAGAGGACCTCCAGGCCCTTAAGGAGTCCCTGCAGATGTCCCTTAGTCTGCTGCCGCCCAACGCCCTGGTGGGCCTCATCACATTCGGACGCATGGTTCAGGTTCACGAGCTCAGCTGTGAGGGGATCGCCAAGAGCTACGTATTCAGGGGCACCAAGGACCTCTCCTCCAAACAGATCCAG GAGATGCTGGGTTTAACAAAGGCAGCCGCATCAGGACAACAGGGTCGCCCACTGGCACCTCAGGATGCTGCAGCCTCTTGCAG GTTCCTTCAGCCCGTGCACAGAGTCGATATGAACTTGACTGACTTGCTGGGTGAGCTTCAGAGAGACCCGTGGCCGGTCCCTCAGGGTAAACGGCCCCTCCGCTCCACTGGTGTTGCACTGTCTGTTGCTGTTGGTCTGCTGGAg GGTACATTCCCCAACACAGGGGCTCGTGTGATGCTGTTCATCGGAGGGCCCCCCACCCAGGGCCCAGGCATGGTGGTGGGAGACGAGCTGAAAACCCCCATCCGCTCCTGGCACGACATCCAGAAAGACAACGCTCGCCATTTGAAGAAAGCCACCAAG TACTATGAAGCCATGGCCAACCGCTCAGCAGTAAATGGCCACTGTATCGATATCTACGCCTGTGCCCTGGACCAGACGGGACTGCTGGAGATGAAGTGCTTGTCTAATCTCACCGG GGGGCACATTGTGATGGGAGACTCCTTCAACACTTCCCTGTTCAAGCAGACCTTCCAGAGAGTCTTCAGCAAAGACTACAACGGGGACTTCCGCATGGCCTTCGGCGGCGTCCTTGAGGTCAAG ACATCACGGGAAGTGAAGGTTTGCGGGACCATTGGACCGTGTGTTTCACTCAACGCCAAGGGTTCCTGCGTTTCAGAGAAT GAGATGGGTATCGGTGGCACGAGCCAGTGGAAAGTCTGCGGTATCAACCCCTCCACCACTTTGGCCCTTTATTTTGAAGTGGTGAATCAG cacaaTGCGCCAGTCCCCCAGGGTGGCCGAGGTGTGATCCAGTTTGTAACCCAGTACCAGCACTCCAACACACAGAGGAGGATACGGGTCACTACCATCGCCAGGAA CTGGGCAGACGCACAGTCCCAAATCCAGCACATTGAGTCGTCCTTCGACCAGGAAGCGTCCGCCGTGCTCATGGCTCGCCTGGGAGTCTTCAGAGCCGAGTCGGAGGAGGGGCCGGATGTCCTGCGATGGCTGGACAGGCAGCTCATCCGCCTG TGTCAGAAGTTCGGCCAGTTCAACAAAGATGATCCTACATCCTTCAAACTGTCAGAGTCTCTGTCCCTCTACCCACAG TTTATGTTCCACCTGCGGCGGTCGCCGTTCCTGCAGGTGTTCAACAACAGCCCCGATGAGTCGTCCTATTACAGACACCACTTTGTCAGACAGGACCTGACCCAGTCCCTGATCATGATCCAGCCTATCCTCTACTCATACTCCTTCCATGGACCACCAGAG CCCGTTCTCCTGGACAGCAGCAGTATCCTGCCAGATCGAATCCTGCTGATGGACACTTTCTTCCAGCTGGTTATCTACCATGGAGAG ACCATAGCCCAGTGGCGGAAGGCAGGCTACCAGGAAATGGCAGAGTACGAGAACTTCAAACAGCTGCTGCTGGCTCCACTGGATGACGCTCAGGAGATCCTACAGACGCGCTTCCCCATGCCGCGCTACATCGACACGGAGCACGGAGGCTCACAGGCTCGCTTCCTGCTCTCCAAGGTCAACCCCTCGCAGACCCACAACAACCTCTACGCCTGGGGACAG GAGACGGGGGCCCCGATCCTGACTGACGACGTCAGCCTGCAGGTCTTCATGGACCACTTGAAGAAACTGGCAGTTTCCAGCTCGGCGTAG